The following nucleotide sequence is from Glycine max cultivar Williams 82 chromosome 9, Glycine_max_v4.0, whole genome shotgun sequence.
TTCTGGTTGCTAACATTAATAAGCCGGTTGAAATTGAGGAAGATAAAAGGTCCGAGGCAGCAAATAAGCGAAAAATGCCTTTTGATGAGATACCTAGAGCCTCTCATATTTCTATAACAGAGGATGGTTCAACCGCAGAAAATGAAGATGTGGCTGACTCTGAGACTGAGAACCCCACCTCCAGGCCCATCTCACACCACAGTGATGGTTCCAAAGGATTCATTAGAGTTAGTGCTTCTTCCGATGCTGCCAAAGAGGTTCGTGGAAGTGCTGACTCAAATGCTACTGACTTAAGTGGGCAGAAGAGGTTTACTGGGTCATCAGAAAAAGATTTTAAGCATGCCGGCATGACCTATGGTGCTTCCTTTTCTGTTCAACCTGTAAATATGTTGAATGTACCTTACCCTTCAGTAAAAGAGTCCAGCTCAGTTGGGGTACCAAGCCCTCAGATACCTGGAGTGATGCATGTGATGCCTACTGCTGCCACTGGTGAACGCTCAGGAGCCCAATCTGTGAGTAATGGGAGTTTGCCTGTGATGTTTGGATATTCACCTGTTCAGCTTCCTATGTTGGAGAAGGACAACTCATGGGGTTTGGTTTCTCGTCCTCAACAGTTACACCCTTCCTTTGTTGGCAGAGGTCCAACTAACTCAGGTACTTGTATGAATGGTTTATATTGCTAAATGATTGATCTTCCTAACTCAAGTACTTGATGTGCATGTAAGatcaataaattgttaaaatgtTTTGGATTGTGTATATATTCTAAAATGCATCATGGTTACAAGCTTGATGAATTAAACCATATATGTTTGATCTCTTGTAAGATTGAAATATTAAACTTTTATGTCAGAGAAGTTACAGGTTATAAATTTTTGCATTTCTGTTCAGACTGCAGTTTAATATATTCTTGTAATGATTACAAACTCTATTTGTTCTCTGATAATTGATGCATACTGAACTTTTAGTAGAAATGACATTATATTGTTATTGTGTGGATGTAGCTGCACTACAAGTAATCTCAAACAATATATCCGAGGCCATGCCTTATGAAGGAAGGCCGTTAGAACGAACCAAAGGAGACGGTAAACAGCGTGTCACTGAAGAAGGCTCCTCCTCACAATCTGAAGATGTGAAAGCAATAAGCACAAACCTTAGGGCCAAAGATGCATCTGATAAATCAACAGGAGAAGGTGCAATCattgatttttcaaatattaagccAGGTCTTGCTGCAGATGTGAAATTTGGTGGATGTGGTTCTTATCCTAATCTGCCTTGGGTATCCACCTCAGGTTCCGGTCCAAATGGAAGGACAATTTCTGGTGTTACTTATAAATACGGCACTAACCAAGTCAGAATTGTATGTGCATGCCATGGTTCTCACATGACCCCTGAGGAGTTTGTTCGCCATTCAAATGAAGACCAGGCAGCTGCAGAGGGGAATACAGTTTTGGGGACAGTAGCAAACGGCAATCCTGCTGCCTCTTCCCACAGCTAATCTTGTATCGTTGTACGTTAATATTAAAGTTCTCAACAGGAGAGTCAGGGAAATCGAGCTTTGATTTTTGTATAGATGAATGAGATTCCTACCATTTTTCTGTATACACTTTAATAACTTGGTATTTGGCTATCCCGCTTTATTTACTTTGTAGCCAATGCAATCAAGTTTGCAGTTGTATTTAATAATGGCCCAGCTAGGATCATCTGTCCAAAGATCAGTAGTATAGGAATGTTTCCAGATTGCTAAGGACGTGTTATGCACCGAATTGGACTTCAAAAGGTGAGGATGACCTAGTCCTTAGAGCAATTCTCTGAGCTTTTCTTAGAGCATCTCCAAGGGAGTTACTTATGGAGTTCTTAAACTTAAGAACTAGTTCTTGTACAATTTCACCATTAAGACAATTGACTTAGCCGTTCTTATACAATTTATGATTGCTTATTTAAACGACAGTTCTCAAGGATTGCAAGATAATTGCATAACTTATTATACTATTAGAAAATttagtttatgtttttaaatttcacaTGGCAACGTGGGTTACTAAAAATGAGTTAAGTAACTCTACTATGATTGCACAAGATGCCCTTGAGTAGTTGAAGAGAAGATGCGTTGTACATGCAGGAATACAACAACAAACGTCATGCTCATGCATGTCTCTTCACATTGGCTCATCCAAACCAACACGTGTGGTTATGATTACTCATTGCATTGAATATTGTTCGACATTGCTTCAAACGTCAAGCTTCCAGAAAATCTGCACCCGATTTTCACTCCCACCGATGCCTTTCTCTTCCAAACTCCCCATTCTAGAAACGTGACAAGGCCAGTGAAAAGGGTATGGGCAAAATTCACTTCCAGACCCCTCAAGGGAATTAATTACACTCTTGAACTAACTGccattttcctttgttttctccATGACCAAACGGGGCCTCACTTATTGCAAAGGATCGATCTTAATAAGAAAGAGATGAAGAGTTGTTGAGCCaacttctatttcttttttgttggacAAGAGGGGCAACAACCCCCTCAAGAATCAATTAAAACCCATGCGGGAAAACAGTTGAAGCTACATCAGCCATAACAACCACAAAAATTAAGGGAAACATATAATCATAGACTTTGA
It contains:
- the LOC100806416 gene encoding ninja-family protein mc410; this translates as MEDESGLELSLGLSFGGSSAKPKGKNGSSSDARDEEVGRGGKMVDDFKSMFDNVPQKPESITGTRTTDSPKPEENFFSDLSKAKEDNASLNLNERGFLVANINKPVEIEEDKRSEAANKRKMPFDEIPRASHISITEDGSTAENEDVADSETENPTSRPISHHSDGSKGFIRVSASSDAAKEVRGSADSNATDLSGQKRFTGSSEKDFKHAGMTYGASFSVQPVNMLNVPYPSVKESSSVGVPSPQIPGVMHVMPTAATGERSGAQSVSNGSLPVMFGYSPVQLPMLEKDNSWGLVSRPQQLHPSFVGRGPTNSAALQVISNNISEAMPYEGRPLERTKGDGKQRVTEEGSSSQSEDVKAISTNLRAKDASDKSTGEGAIIDFSNIKPGLAADVKFGGCGSYPNLPWVSTSGSGPNGRTISGVTYKYGTNQVRIVCACHGSHMTPEEFVRHSNEDQAAAEGNTVLGTVANGNPAASSHS